One genomic segment of Diceros bicornis minor isolate mBicDic1 chromosome 13, mDicBic1.mat.cur, whole genome shotgun sequence includes these proteins:
- the LDLRAD2 gene encoding low-density lipoprotein receptor class A domain-containing protein 2: protein MEACLPQLPQRLLLLGAAALTVSAVETADLVERCGQTWQGAGLLLRSHPASRRFYFVAPDTDCGLWVRAAAPGDRIRFQFRFFLVYSLTPASPAPPAPPAPPAPNASSPAPADRCAPGSYLQFYEGPPGAPRPLGAPLCGLTIPAPVASSGDFLGLRLVTRGRQPRVDFVGEVTSFRLGSCGAYFRCGNRRCIPQSLVCDPWGMDNCGDGSDQASWPPAECRGPSLVPSQAVRTEASEPPTLSAALGSAGPLWTAAERSPPAGRDPAQQDAAPGGPRLRGVALASSLLLASAGLFMGLAWCCCSPSRPAWRASAHGPCPSCTICYTCPGQVGPGGAAAERASLPGPGRPPLERLRASEEGEWALGSDGPWVLP, encoded by the exons ATGGAGGCCTGTCTCCCGCAGCTGCCTCAGAGGTTGCTCCTGCTGGGGGCGGCCGCCCTGACCGTGTCTGCTGTGGAGACAG CCGACCTGGTGGAGCGCTGCGGGCAGACGTGGCAGGGGGCCGGGCTGCTGTTGCGTTCGCACCCCGCGTCGCGCAGGTTCTACTTCGTGGCCCCGGACACCGACTGCGGGCTCTGGGTGCGGGCGGCGGCCCCCGGCGACAGGATCCGCTTCCAGTTCCGCTTCTTCCTGGTCTACAGCCTGACCCCGGCGTCCCCGGCGCCCCCGGCGCCCCCGGCGCCCCCCGCGCCCAACGCCTCCTCCCCGGCGCCCGCCGACCGCTGCGCCCCCGGCTCCTACCTGCAGTTCTACGAGGGCCCGCCGGGGGCGCCCCGGCCCCTGGGGGCCCCGCTCTGCGGCCTGACCATCCCCGCCCCGGTGGCGTCCTCGGGGGACTTCCTGGGCCTGCGCCTGGTCACCAGAGGCCGCCAGCCCCGCGTGGACTTCGTGGGCGAAGTCACCTCTTTCCGGCTGG GATCCTGCGGTGCCTACTTCCGCTGTGGGAACAGGAGGTGCATCCCCCAGAGCCTGGTGTGTGATCCCTGGGGCATGGACAACTGTGGCGACGGAAGTGATCAGGCTTCCTGGCCACCAGCCGAGTGCAGAG GCCCCTCTCTGGTGCCCAGCCAGGCCGTGCGTACAGAAGCCTCCGAGCCCCCGACGCTCTCCGCAGCTCTTGGGTCTGCAGGTCCCCTCTGGACCGCAGCTGAGAGGAGCCCCCCGGCGGGCCGGGACCCCGCGCAACAGGATGCAGCTCCGGGAG GTCCCCGGTTGCGGGGCGTGGCACTGGCCTCCTCGCTGCTCCTGGCCTCCGCCGGCCTCTTCATGGGCCTCGCCTGGTGCTGTTGCTCCCCGAGCCGACCAGCCTGGCGGGCTAGTGCCCACGGCCCCTGTCCCAGCTGCACCATCTGTTACACGTGTCCTGGCCAGGTGGGCCCTGGGGGGGCTGCGGCTGAGCGGGCCAgcctcccagggccaggcaggcCACCCCTAGAGAGGCTGCGGGCGTCGGAGGAAGGCGagtgggctctggggtcagatgGACCCTGGGTTCTGCCCTGA